A single window of Brachyhypopomus gauderio isolate BG-103 unplaced genomic scaffold, BGAUD_0.2 sc224, whole genome shotgun sequence DNA harbors:
- the LOC143503273 gene encoding LOW QUALITY PROTEIN: uncharacterized protein LOC143503273 (The sequence of the model RefSeq protein was modified relative to this genomic sequence to represent the inferred CDS: inserted 1 base in 1 codon), which produces MVRKAAGPDGISSRLLKTCADELCGVTRYLFHLSLSAFNTIQPMLLKDKLERTGLDHHFTTWILDYLTNRPHDGDDEEYRGLMQDFVTWCQKNCLQINAGKSKELVVDLRRTKHSHPVPVNIQGTDIEIVRSYKYLGVHLNTKLDRTDNTAALYRKGQSRLYLGDSDPLVCRLTTAVPWIPDARTVTKETCIELGQRVKLSHMLGCGRWVWKYFKGPFTPNSLTILPKQIVTWPPGVAPEPNCITQICCNLGSTHPPTISFSIPIIHVPSQANSTTWIKLKSIEGQEAGVLSTLYKRGNNEVDPRKCYNTKELEPAMYECTHIEPLNSTHNTYTSHLFNLSSPQDYSITPKPFVWTKRREGMYCVGRCEADLNLWTGAENCTWTRKYCFNLTTCGYHKPTQCPNTYPVPLAGLIRGNINKTLLHDVNLVMVHVNDNISNILSAYLTHCKAYTKTYTWLKTQIEDLVYDYKSRLAVQIPYSQSHMKRDLSSDITGLFGSSNSLMNTYQIXQSQYTSWLTNQFATGFQHLTNGEDNIIKAVKSEAQALLHLSHMIFNQTHTLELDFACRAYAQDLFTAARQEVLDLRFQKSPRHALADLIEMLDLDRWFKSISMKTIYYAELLTTIMMYNGNECPGCIGFYATYPFIHPEQIFPDSTTIRSLGTVIRDQVVKWDQVTGYMTVKGSEMLLTTRSCCHETSSYVICTCNTLQPVSSNDTKLINVHSLHGYSDAVQVSHTQWCVISEMTSFSYGGLLCPANHSFCLEVRDDFTMGPLSILGRIPMDTDVSPWWEDTFYEESTKPLTDTVQLVQRLIQTTSYHLRQAQVEVHLASETVRILTSASTLSAEYMYTWWDWVFRGCVLASSLILAITLIQFCYFRKHITALRSTMTETLTLGSLNVSTFWRP; this is translated from the exons ATGGTCAGGAAAGCTGCAGGTCCAGATGGCATCAGCTCAAGGCTCCTGAAGACCTGTGCCGATGAGCTGTGCGGTGTGACCCGGTACCTGTTTCATCTCAGCCTGAG TGCTTTCAATACCATCCAACCCATGCTCCTGAAGGACAAGCTGGAGCGCACTGGACTGGACCACCACTTCACCACATGGATTCTGGACTACCTCACTAACCGACCGCA tgatggtgatgatgaggaGTACCGAGGACTGATGCAGGACTTTGTGACATGGTGTCAGAAGAACTGCCTGCAGATCAATGCAGGTAAAAGTAAAGAACTGGTGGTGGATTTACGCAGGACTAAACACTCTCATCCGGTGCCTGTAAACATCCAGGGCACAGACATTGAGATTGTGAGGTCCTACAAATACCTTGGTGTCCACCTTAACACCAAGCTGGACCGGACTGACAACACAGCTGCTCTCTACAGGAAGGGTCAGAGCAGACTGTATCTCGGAGACTCAGATCCTTTGGTGTGCAG ACTCACTACTGCAGTTCCATGGATCCCTGATGCTAGGACGGTGACCAAAGAAACCTGCATTGAGCTAGGACAGCGAGTCAAATTGAGCCACATGCTCGGATGTGGGAGATGGGTATGGAAGTATTTCAAGGGGCCATTCACACCAAATTCACTGACAATTTTACCTAAGCAAATAGTTACATGGCCTCCTGGTGTAGCACCAGAACCAAATTGTATAACTCAAATTTGCTGTAATTTAGGTTCCACCCATCCTCCTACAATTAGTTTTTCTATCCCTATTATCCATGTTCCAAGCCAAGCCAATTCTACAACATGGATAAAACTAAAATCAATTGAGGGTCAAGAAGCAGGTGTTTTAAGCACATTATACAAGCGAGGAAATAATGAAGTAGATCCTCGGAAGTGCTATAACACAAAAGAACTTGAACCTGCCATGTATGAGTGCACACATATAGAACCACTCaattctacacacaacacatatacaTCCCATCTTTTTAATCTTTCTTCTCCACAGGATTATTCTATTACTCCCAAACCTTTTGTTTGGACAAAACGTCGGGAAGGCATGTATTGTGTTGGTAGGTGTGAAGCTGACCTAAATTTGTGGACAGGTGCAGAAAATTGCACATGGACACGTAAATATTGTTTCAATTTAACGACATGCGGCTACCACAAACCAACACAGTGTCCAAATACATACCCTGTCCCTCTAGCTGGTCTTATTAGAGGAAACATTAATAAGACTCTATTGCATGATGTAAACCTTGTTATGGTTCATGTTAATGACAATATTTCAAATATCCTCTCAGCTTATCTGACACATTGTAAAGCCTACACTAAAACATACACATGGCTCAAAACTCAAATTGAAGATTTGGTGTATGACTACAAAAGCAGATTAGCAGTCCAAATTCCATACTCACAGTCACACATGAAGCGAGATCTATCCTCGGACATCACTGGATTATTTGGTAGTAGTAATTCACTAATGAACACATACCAAA TCCAATCACAGTATACATCTTGGCTTACCAATCAGTTTGCAACTGGTTTTCAACATCTGACTAATGGTGAAGATAATATTATTAAAGCAGTAAAGTCAGAAGCTCAAGCTTTGTTACACCTTAGTCATATGATTTTTAACCAAACACATACCTTAGAGCTTGATTTTGCATGCAGAGCTTATGCTCAAGATCTGTTTACAGCAGCAAGGCAGGAGGTATTGGATCTCCGATTCCAGAAATCACCACGTCATGCCTTAGCTGATTTGATTGAAATGCTTGATCTTGATCGTTGGTTTAAATCAATTTCTATGAAAACCATTTATTATGCTGAACTTCTTACAACTATTATGATGTACAATGGAAACGAGTGCCCCGGTTGTATTGGTTTTTATGCAACTTATCCTTTTATTCACCCTGAGCAAATTTTTCCAGATTCCACCACTATACGTTCATTGGGTACGGTTATCAGGGATCAGGTTGTCAAATGGGATCAGGTGACTGGTTATATGACTGTAAAGGGTTCTGAAATGTTGCTTACTACACGTTCTTGCTGCCATGAAACATCCAGTTATGTAATCTGTACATGCAATACATTACAACCTGTCTCTTCAAATGATACTAAGTTGATAAATGTTCATTCGTTGCATGGATACTCTGATGCAGTCCAAGTGTCACACACCCAGTggtgtgtgattagtgaaaTGACATCTTTCAGTTATGGGGGTCTCCTGTGCCCTGCCAATCACTCGTTCTGTCTAGAGGTGAGAGATGACTTCACAATGGGACCTTTAAGCATTCTGGGTAGGATACCAATGGACACTGATGTTTCTCCATGGTGGGAAGACACTTTCTATGAGGAAAGCACAAAACCTCTCACAGACACTGTACAGCTGGTTCAGCGCCTGATTCAGACAACCAGCTATCATCTTCGTCAAGCACAAGTGGAAGTGCATCTCGCCAGTGAGACGGTGAGAATCCTGACCAGTGCTTCAACCCTTTCAGCGGAGTACATGTATACCTGGTGGGACTGGGTTTTCCGGGGATGCGTCCTGGCCAGTTCTTTAATACTCGCCATCACCCTGATCCAGTTCTGCTATTTCAGGAAGCACATCACTGCCCTTCGCTCCACTATGACAGAGACACTCACTCTCGGGTCGTTGAATGTTTCTACATTTTGGCGTCCCTGA